The Triticum urartu cultivar G1812 chromosome 5, Tu2.1, whole genome shotgun sequence genome contains the following window.
atcttcaagaggaagacggacgctggtagtagtgttactatctacaaagctagaattgtcgcaaaaaggttttcgacaagtttaaggtgttgactacgatgagagtttctcactcgtatctatgcttcagtctgtccgaatcatgttagcaattgccgcattttatgaaatccagcaaatggatgtcaaaactgcattcctgaatggatttctggaagaagagttgtatatgatgcaaccggaaggttttttttatccaaaaggagctaacaaagtgtgcaagctccaccgatccatttatggactggtgcaagcctctcggagttggaataaacgttttgatagtatgatcaaagcatatagttttatacagacttgcggtgaagcctgtatttacaagaaagtgagtgggagcactacagcatttctgataagtatatgtgaatgacatattgttgatcagaaataatgtagaattattctgcaaagcataaaggagtattttgaaagaagtttttcaaagaaagaccttggtaaAGCTGCTtgcatattaagcatcaagatctatagagatagatcaagacgcttgataagttttttcaatgagtacataccttgacaatattttgaagtagttcaaaaatggaacagtcaaagaaagagttcttggctatgttacaaggtgtgaaattgagtaagactcaaatcccgaccacggcagaagatagaaagagaatgaaagtcattccctatgcatccgccataggttctataagtatgccatgctgtgtaccagatctattgtataccctacactgtgttaagcaagggagtacaatagtgatctaagagtagattactggacagcggtcaaaattatccttagtggaataaggaaatatttctcaattatggaggtgacaaaaggttcgtcgtaaaaagttacgtcgatgcaagttttgacacagatctggatgactctaagtctcgatctagatacatattgaaagtgggagcaattagctagagtagctccgtgcagagcattgtagacatagaattcgcaaaatacttacggatctgtatgtgacagaacCGTTGACTAATATTATCTCACAAGCagaacatgatcacaccttagtactctttgggtgttaatcacataaacgatgtgaactagattattgactctagtaaaccctttgggtataggtcacatgacgatgtgaactatgggtgttaatcacatggtgatgtgaactattagtgttgaatcacatggcgatgtgaactagattattgactctagtgcaagtgggagactgaaggaaatatgccctagaggcaataataaagttattatttatttccttatatcatgataaatgtttattattcatgcttagaattgtattaaccggaaacataatacatgtgtgaattcatagacaaacagagtgtcactagtatgcctctacttgactagctcgttaatcgaagatggttatgtttcctaaccatgaacaaaagagttgttatttgattaacgggatcacatcattagaagaatgatgtgattgacatgacccattccattagcttagcacccgatcgtttagtatgttgctattgctttcttcatgacttatacatgtttctatgactatgagattatgcaactcccgtttgccggaggaacactttgtgtgctaccaaacatcacaacgtaactgggtgattataaaggagctctataggtgtctccaaaggtacatgttgggttggcgtattttgagattaggatttgtcactccgattgtcggagaggtatctccgggccctctcggtaatgcacatcacataagccttgcaagcattgcaactaatgagttagttgtgagatgatgtattacggaacgagtaaagagacttgccggtaacgagattgaactaggtattaagatatcgacgatcgaatctcgggcaagtaacataccgatgacaaagggaacaacgtatgttgttatgcggtctgaccgataaagatcttcatagaatatgtgggagccaatatgagcatccaggttccgctattggttattgactggagacgtgtctcggtcatgtctacattgttcccgaacccgtagggtccgcacgcttagggtttcgatgacagttatattatgagtttatgagttttgatgtaccgaaggagttcggagtctcggatgagatcggggacatgacgaggagtctcgaaatggtcgagacgtaaagatcgatatattggacgactatattcggacatcggaaaggttctgaatgattcgggtatttttcggagtaccggagagttacgggaatacgtattgggccttattgggccatacgggaaagaagaaaaagggcctcaagggtggccgcacccctccccttggtctggtccgaattggactagggaaggggggcgcccccttccttccttctccttttccttcctcttttcctattccatatgggaggtggaatcctactaggactagggagtcctagtaggactccacacttggcgcgccccctcctaggaccggcctcctcctcccttgctcctttatatacaggggcaggggggcacctctagacacacaagttgatcctcgtgatcgttctcatagccgtgtgcggtgcccccctccaccatactcctcgataatattgtagcggtgcttaggcgaagccctgcgatggtagaacatcaagatcgtcaccacgccgtcgtgctgacggaactcttccccgacattctgctggatcggagtccggggatcgtcatcgtgctgaacgtgtgctagaactcggaggtgtcgtagtttcggtgcttgatcggtcggaccgtgaagacgtacgactacatcaaccgctttgtgctaacgcttccgctgtcggtctacaagggtacgtagatcacactctcccctctcgttgctatgcatcatcatgatcttgcgtgtgcgtaggaaaattttgaaattactacgttccccaacaccgtgatgaagcagccagtagtcgcgctgagcgctccccaaaaaccttatcacccttctcccgtacaggactcaaaaggtgcggtttcggaggcctactgtcccgacctgcggtgcacgccgcaagacGGGATGGGGAAGAACGTAACAGCAGCGCAGTGGTCGAAACTTTGTGGCGAGAGGAAGAGGAGCTTCTGTTGTGTCTCTctggagaggagcgacctctcttATATAGGCACAGGAGAAGGACGCAAAGAGGCTGCGGCAGGAGGTGAAGCAACGAAGGGAGACGAAGCGAACCCacgtgacctttcgtatacccgtcgtgcgtggcaaaaatttagatatcggctcggctcattcccgcaacccgcggcgcggcaCGGCGCGTCGTgccgaggcgggcggcggaggaggagcgcgcgtggatatccctcttgttctcatgctcgtacaagtggggaaagaacctcccttataaagaggtccaactcccactaaactagcaatgtgggactaaactttagtagtatcccttgccttgcacaaatgggctaagtgggcctctaggatttattaggaatttgtgaaatagttattgggctgcctAAAATAGACTAAATTCTAGCAGTACTTCAACGAAGCACAGTTGAGCCCAAAGTTGAAGTACACTGAGCAATGCCACGCATGATTCATTCTGCCAAGGAGGACAAACATGCACAAGATTTCGGCATTGATACTACATACAATGGTTTGCTTCATGATCAAACATCTTCCTATCAACTAGTGTTATAGGGCACCAACAACACAACAAAAACTATAGTGACATGTGAAAGCATTCAACTGAGCATGGTGTATTATCTCTCGCATGGCATTCTCGGCAAGCACCCCACTGATAGATGACAATGAAGATGCATGCACCTATCTTAACTCCAGATCTCTAATACTGTGCAGGGTAATGATAAATCTTCCTAATTCCCGAGTCACATTTCCCATGAAGTTCAACTGTTATAACTAAATTGACATTCCTTGTTGCATCTATCATTGTGCAGCGCCATAACAATATTGCGCTTGCACTCATGATCACTAAGCTTTGCATAAAAAGTACTCGTAACAACTCATTCTTCATCAAAGAAATTTCCTCAATAATCATGGAACTTTTAGCTAAACCCAATAGTCGCTCAAACATATAAATATCTCTTTGCACCTTTCCACGCTTCTGATGTTCGAAACTAAGATGGGCCGCATATGGTGTATGACAAACACGCATCATGTGTGTAACCACAGACCCAATTCCTGAGGGTGATCTGGAGGGTGAGGTGGAGCAGGTGGTAAACAAGGGTCCAAGGAATAGGCCGGCTTGTTAGATGGATGTGGTGTTTAGACATGGCGTGGTGTTGAGTGCTCGATGTCAATCTGAGAACACTCGTCATACATCTTCTGACCGTGAAGAGCTTCCTAAGCTCGTGTGGCCTCGTGAGGCAATGAAAATGTGACAAAGCCAACACATGGTCTATCTTCTCGAGCACCATCATAAACACACCCTTCCCACTGCCATAAGGATCGAAGACCATATGAATCACCTCTTCCGTCATATGATAGATTGACTCATGGATGACCACTGGTAAGATGCAGTTCGAGGACTTCCTCTTGATCAACAACCGCCGCGGTAGATGCTACCAGTACGATCAAGAGATTTTGAGCAGCGCCCCGGATCAAGCAATCTCTAAATACTAACCGTGATGCCCCGAGAATAACACACCACAAATCAATAACTATTTGATACATTCATGCAGGTTTCGGAGAGAGATTTGGGTAACAACAAAAATGGGTTATGATCAGAGAGATACACGAGAGGGAAAAGAAATCAGTGGATCTCATTCGTCGTTGCCTCTTCTATGCTTTGGTCAATTGTCTTATAGGTGCTGCTCCACCTAGTTATAGTTGGGCCAAGCCCAAACATCATGTAGCAATCCAAATTATAGCCCAAGGGCTATTGGCATGACAGAACTCCTAACTATGCTCCATGTGGGGTTGAGTCGCATGAGCTATATATTGCCTACTACGAGACGATACTCTGTCTCGTACAAGGTGAGAGCCAGATGGACTGGCCCAATACGGATCATAGGAGAGCGGTTTTTAGGGAATCTTCTATGGCCGGTATTCATGTGCTTTTTTATGTTTCTATGTGGTTTGTTGCGGTTTTTGGTTCTTGGTTTTCTGTGTCTCTTTATCaaattttattttacttttttactttttTTCATGTGTTTTTTACCGGTTTTCTTTggggtttttctttttcttcttttagATACATGTCAACCTCTTTCAATACATGTTTTACATTTTCATATATGCCCGTaacattttttcatatatgtTGAACATTTCTCAAAAATGTgcttcaaactttttcaactacacattgaacattttttcaatagtataaaacattttttatataacatgaacattttttaaaatatatTTATTTTTTACATGTTGTGAACATATTTTAAATGCACGAACACTTTTTAAATGTCACGGTTTTTTAAATGGAACAAAACATTTTTTACATtgaatatttttttaaatgtCACATCATTTTATCGAACATCTAAGATTTTTTAAATGCCATGTACATTTTTTAATGGTATGATACATTGTGTTAAACCTACAAAAGCATAATTTTACATTGtataacatttttataaaatttTAGGAACATTTTCTGAGGTGCGTAATTTTTTTTctaaattatacgaaattttttTAAATTGTGAAAACATTTTTTAACGTGACAAAAACTTCTTCGAAACACGTGAATGCTTTGTAGATGTTATGAAGTTTTTCTTAATGCTATCAACATATTTGAAAAGTCATGCAATCATTAAAAGTTGAAATTTTAAAATATCTACATTTAATTTTGTTTTACCATAATAGAAAAGGACGAACAAACTACCCAAATGATAACGGCCACACGTGTGGCATGAAGCAATTTCGCCCACATGTTTTTTGATGGCAATTTTAGTTACAAGAGGATGGCAACTTTAGTTGTGAAGCATGACAAGTTTCAGTTattttagattttttttctttttgagtGGCAATTTTAGTGTAAAAAACGTGTGAACGATGTTAGATCCCACAATCACCATCCAGGAAGGTTATCTCTAGTAGAGGGAATCATCTCCTCTCTCGAGTGTCAGAGCTTATTGGTCTAGTGTCAGGTGACTGGGATTCGAAGCTGGTAAACTAAACGTTTTGCAGTGTTGATGTTCAGAGAATTCTTGAAATCCCACTACCATTATATGAAATGACATACTTTTTAGCTTGGAGTTCTACTAAAACAAGTGTGTTCACCATAAAATCAGCATATCATGCCGTCTGGGAGTCAAAGTTTAGCCACAATTCGCAGGGTACGCCATGTTCATCCTCACCAACACCTAGATGGGATTCGGTGTGGAGTTTGAGCTGCCCAACAAAGGTTAAAAAATTTGTCTGGAGAGCACTTCTTAGGGCTATTCCATGTCGTGCAATACTGGTTGATAGACATATCAAGATCAAGCCACATTGTCCAGTATGTAACCAAGGGCCGAAGAATATCTGCCATCTTCTATTTGAATGTCCAGTTGCGGTTCAGGTATGCAAACTCCTTGGAGTGATGGATGTGATACAGAAGGGATTAGAGATGAACACATGTGGGGAGGTTGTATTGGAATTTCTTTTTAGTCTACCGAACGATCATATCCATGTGCTAGGATTGCCGAAACTGCGAGAAACTATGGCTACATGTTGTTGGTTTTTGTGGTGGGAAAGGAGAAAAGTTACACATAGAGGTGATCCACAAACGGCTCCCCAGATCAACCTTGCTATACGATCCTTGGCAGAGAACTTCATTGCAGCGAACTCCTCAAGGCCAAAAGTTCATGTGGGAGGCTGGATGAAACCAAGGACTGGATATGTCAAGTTAAATGTGGATGCGAGTTTTGATCATGACTTACTTGAAGGTTCAGTAGGTGCTGTCATTAGAGACCACAACGACAAGTTCATAGCTGCCGCGAATGAAAAACTTGAAATTTGTTATGATGCCTTCACAGCAGAAGCATTGGCAATCAGATTTGGCCTAAATCTCGCTCGCACAACTGGATGTAGCAAAGTTGAAGTTAATTCAGATAATGTGGAGGTAATCTCAGCACTCAGAGAGGGCTACTCTTCTTCAATGGCCAGCGCGATATTTGATGATTGTTATTTGATGTCCTTAGATTTCAGTCATATTATTTTTGAGCATTGTTTTAGAGAGAACAATAAAGTAGCCCACAAATTAGCTAGACTAGCTAGATTCACTCCTCTTAATGTATGGATGGATGTAGCCCCGATGGCTGTCATCCCCCTCATTGTCTCATATGCTACAATTGTAGCTGATTAACAAAGAAGGTCTTTATAAAAAAAACATATGAACAATGTTACTACATGTCACACGTGTGGAAGTTATTGGTGTTCACAAACTAAAGTTGATATAGCAACTAACGGCCCCAGTAGCGCGTCGCGTAGGACGCTCGGCCTCGCCGCGGGCGAGCTATAGACGCGCCGGGGTGGAGTGGGCAGGTCGATTATTTTGGCATAACCACGATCGAGTTATTTTACCATCGGCCCCACTATCATCATTCATCAGTCAATCATATCACCAGCTGCTCCTTTTATGGTTGGAGTGCCCTCGACGTGTTGATTCGTGAGTACTACTAGCTCCTAGAAGACACGGATGCCCCGAATCGGATCACGCAAAGGCGTTCCCACATATGCGTAGCGCGGTTGCCAGCGCGCGGCACACAACAGGGGCAGAGGTTCCGGCCAGATAGTCTAGCGCTGTAGGCGAAGCTTCGCCTCCCCTCTGATTGGATCACTGGAAGCCTTGAGTGGAACCAAAGCCATTCCAGTCCCATTCCATTCACACCCCGCGCCCACGCCGGTCCAGAAAAGGGGAGATTTGGCACAAGTTCGGTTCTCAACTGAAAAATCTGCGACGACTGTGTATAAATAGACCCTAGCTCCGACCTGCTGTCGAGCGTAGAACGACAGCAGTTATCCACTTTATCAGGGATTTCATCAGCCGAGCATGGCGTCCTTCTCTGCCGCTCTCGTCGCGCTGCTGGTCGCCAGCTGCGCCGCGGCGGCCGCGGCCACGACGTTCGACGTCGGCGACGGGCACGGCTGGCAGACCGGCCTCGACTACACGACCTGGACGTCCGACAAGACGTTCGCGGTCGGCGACACGCTAGGTGAGATACTGAGATAGTAGCTCGCTACAAGTAGCTAGCCACTGATCATCACACGTAGGAGTATTATTTTATGTAATAGCACGTGTACGTACGCGTACATGTTGGCGAACTGACCGTTCCTGCGCAGTGTTCAACTACACGAGCAAGGCGCACACGGTGACGGAGGTGAACAAGAGCGGCTACGACGCCTGCTCGGGCGGCAACTCGCTGAGCAACGACGACAGCGGCGCCACCACCATCACGCTCACCACACCCGGCGTGCACTACTTCATCTGCGACGTCGCCGGCCACTGCGCCGGCGGCATGAAGCTCGCCGTCACCGTCACGGTCGCGGGGGGCTCCACGACGGGAGGCACGATCCCCGCCGGCGCCGCCGGGGCATCCCTCGTGCCGGCGATGAGCGCCATCgttgtcgccgccgccgccggggcTCTGGTCCCGCTCGCGCTGTTCTGTTGAAGACCGTCGTCGACGTTGGTGGGTATGGTCAGGGCAGAGACGCTGCAGTTTGATTCGTGTGTACGGGTAATAAGTTCGCTGTGTTTTCTGCTACGTTTTCTGGCGCGCCACTCTTCACCATGTACGTGACGTGTTCGTTGGTTTGTGGTGCGGCCTGTGTGTGCCGCTGGAGTGTCGTCGTGATGCCTGAGCATTCATTGTGTGATGTGGGCAACTAAATTTTCTTCCTCTGATGCAAAGAAACCTCGAAAGTCATCTTCTGTTCAGCTGCTCCCGAGCTCATTTGAGCTCAGGATGAATAGTAAAATTcaaacaaaatgattttttttgtttCTGCAAACATTGATAAAAGTTTTACGTGCTTGCAAAATTTCATGTTGAACAGGCATTTTTGGAAGTTGtggcaaaaaaacaaaatcagCATTCCAAAATTCTTTCAAAAATAAACATTTTTGGAGCATCAattttttttgccatgatttCCAAAAATGTGATTTCAAGATGAAATTTTGTGAGAACTTAAAACTTTTGTCAATGTTTGTATTTTTGAATTTGTTttcattttttgtaattttactgttcacccgagctcaaatgagctcggGCTCAGAAACTCCACCTTCGCTTAACCTAGCCTTTTGTGTGTAGCTTAGTTCCTTTTCTAGAAAAGCAGGAGTACATATTCTTCATCCTTCCAGAGTGTTGGGTGATGTGTCACGATGAGTAATAAAATCGGCTAAGAGGATGCGTTTTGTCAAGGTGAGAGCAATGTGAGCCGTCCACTTGCTTTCATAGGAGCAAGAAGGCCGAGGGGCAGGAACATGGTAAATAAAAATGGTCGGCCGGATCATGCATCTGTTGGTTGTTGAAAAGCTACTGTCCTGCTTTCATATTGATGGTTATACAAATCTGGCAATCAGCAAAAGCTAAGAAAACGTTGACATCGAATTATACCGCACAAAGACAGAGCAGGCAGCTATAGAATTACTTGCCCTACCCCTGCAAAAAAAAAAGAATTACTTGTCCTAAACATCAATCCGCAAATAGGAAGCTCTCTTAAGAATGAGCAGAACAGAATACCTGGTGGATTTATTAATTTAAAGCCGGACGCGTCTAGCGTCTTCATTCCAAAAAAAATGAGCACAACTCTCTTGAGTGCATGATGAGCCGATGCACAGTCTTA
Protein-coding sequences here:
- the LOC125556187 gene encoding blue copper protein-like; translated protein: MASFSAALVALLVASCAAAAAATTFDVGDGHGWQTGLDYTTWTSDKTFAVGDTLVFNYTSKAHTVTEVNKSGYDACSGGNSLSNDDSGATTITLTTPGVHYFICDVAGHCAGGMKLAVTVTVAGGSTTGGTIPAGAAGASLVPAMSAIVVAAAAGALVPLALFC